The Platichthys flesus chromosome 8, fPlaFle2.1, whole genome shotgun sequence genome has a window encoding:
- the hs6st2 gene encoding heparan-sulfate 6-O-sulfotransferase 2 — MDEKSSGSHQRLLIVLLMSLLFGVIMVQYVCPSRSECRMLHQLGSWLKVGGASGSRSGGNGAQDGPQKDPYIAEDGALVRFVPRFNFTKADLNRGVDFNIKGDDVIVFLHIQKTGGTTFGRHLVRNIQLERPCECHAGQKKCTCYRPGKKETWLFSRFSTGWSCGLHADWTELTKCVPSRMDTKEAPLNLLRRNYYYITILRDPVSRYLSEWRHVQRGATWKASLHVCEGRSPTLSELPSCYSGDDWSGCSLQEFMDCPHNLANNRQTRMLADLSLVGCYNVSSMSEEERWAVLLESAKRNLRGMAFFGLTEYQRKTQYLFERTFNLEFIAPFTQLNGTRASGVDVPPETQHRIRQLNRWDVELYEYGRDLFLQRFQVARQHERRKARERRQRERRRLRGRLAKQGRQLKPTGTPRQPDSHSAVTEEQQREVLLPEWWNLDENSTMEDYMDNVEQW; from the exons ATGGATGAGAAATCCAGCGGCAGCCACCAGCGGCTCCTGATCGTCCTGCTCATGTCGTTGCTCTTTGGCGTCATAATGGTCCAGTACGTGTGCCCGAGCAGGTCGGAGTGCCGCATGCTGCACCAGCTGGGGTCCTGGCTGAAAGTCGGCGGGGCAAGTGGTTCCCGGAGCGGAGGTAATGGAGCTCAAGACGGGCCCCAGAAGGATCCGTACATCGCAGAGGACGGCGCCCTGGTGCGCTTTGTCCCGCGATTCAACTTCACCAAAGCTGATTTAAACCGCGGTGTAGACTTCAACATCAAAGGGGATGATGTTATAGTGTTTCTGCACATTCAAAAAACAGGGGGCACCACCTTCGGTCGACACCTGGTGCGGAACATTCAGCTGGAGAGGCCGTGCGAGTGCCACGCAGGCCAGAAGAAGTGTACCTGTTACCGGCCAGGTAAAAAAGAAACCTGGCTCTTCTCCCGCTTCTCCACCGGCTGGAGCTGCGGGCTCCACGCGGACTGGACCGAGCTCACCAAGTGTGTCCCGTCACGCATGGACACGAAAGAGGCTCCACTGAACCTGCTCAG GAGAAACTATTATTACATAACCATCCTGAGAGACCCGGTATCGCGCTACCTGAGTGAGTGGCGTCACGTGCAGCGAGGTGCCACATGGAAAGCCTCGTTACACGTGTGTGAAGGACGTTCACCCACGTTGTCTGAGCTGCCGAGCTGCTACTCTGGAGATGACTGGTCGGGTTGCTCCCTGCAGGAGTTCATGGACTGCCCCCACAACCTAGCCAACAATCGGCAGACCCGCATGCTGGCTGACCTCAGCCTGGTGGGGTGCTACAACGTCTCTTCCATGAGTGAGGAGGAGCGGTGGGCAGTGCTGCTGGAGAGTGCTAAACGTAACCTACGGGGCATGGCCTTCTTCGGGCTGACCGAGTACCAGCGTAAGACCCAGTACCTCTTCGAGCGCACCTTCAACTTGGAGTTCATCGCACCGTTCACGCAGCTCAACGGCACGCGCGCCTCCGGTGTGGACGTGCCTCCCGAGACGCAGCACAGAATCCGACAGCTCAATCGATGGGATGTGGAGCTGTATGAGTATGGCCGTGACCTTTTCCTACAGCGTTTCCAGGTGGCGAGGCAGCACGAGCGCAGGAAGGCCAGAGAAAGGCgtcagagggagaggagacggcTACGTGGAAGGCTCGCAAAGCAAGGGAGGCAGCTGAAGCCTACAGGAACACCGCGCCAGCCCGACAGCCACTCTGCAGTtactgaggagcagcagagggaggtgcTACTCCCAGAGTGGTGGAATCTGGATGAGAATAGCACCATGGAGGACTACATGGACAATGTGGAACAGTGGTAG
- the rack1 gene encoding small ribosomal subunit protein RACK1: MTEQMTVRGTLKGHSGWVTQIATTPQYPDMILSASRDKTIIMWKLTRDETNYGIPQRSLKGHSHFVSDVVISSDGQFALSGAWDSTLRLWDLTTGATTRQFVGHTKDVLSVAFSADNRQIVSGSRDKTIKLWNTLGVCKYTIQDEGHSEWVSCVRFSPNSSNPIIVSCGWDKLVKVWNLANCKLKTNHIGHTGFLNTVTVSPDGSLCASGGKDGQAMLWDLNEGKHLYTLDSGDMINALCFSPNRYWLCAATGPSIKIWDLEGKIIVDELRQEVISTNSKAEPPQCTSLAWSADGQTLFAGYTDNLIRVWQVTIGTR, from the exons ATGACCGAGCAGATGACAGTGAGGGGGACCCTGAAGGGGCACAGCGGATGGGTCACCCAGATCGCCACGACGCCCCAGTATCCCGACATGATTCTGTCGGCGTCCCGAG acAAGACCATCATCATGTGGAAGCTGACCCGTGATGAAACCAACTATGGCATCCCCCAGCGCTCCCTGAAGGGCCACTCTCACTTTGTGAGTGATGTGGTCATCTCCTCAGATGGACAGTTCGCCCTGTCCGGTGCCTGGGACTCGACTCTCCGTCTGTGGGATCTCACCAC CGGCGCCACCACTCGCCAATTTGTTGGACACACCAAGGATGTTCTGAGTGTGGCCTTTTCTGCTGATAACCGCCAGATTGTGTCTGGATCCCGGGACAAGACCATCAAGCTATGGAACACTCTTGGAGTCTGCAAATACACCATCCAG GATGAGGGCCACTCTGAGTGGGTGTCCTGTGTGCGCTTCTCCCCCAACAGCAGCAACCCCATCATTGTCTCATGTGGCTGGGACAAGCTGGTTAAG GTGTGGAACCTGGCCAACTGCAAGCTGAAGACCAACCACATTGGCCACACTGGCTTCCTGAACACAGTGACTGTTTCTCCTGATGGCTCCCTGTGTGCATCTGGTGGAAAG GACGGCCAGGCCATGCTCTGGGACCTGAATGAGGGCAAGCACCTGTACACCCTGGACAGTGGTGACATGATCAATGCCCTCTGCTTCAGCCCCAACCGTTACTGGCTGTGTGCTGCCACTGGCCCAAGCATCAAGATCTGG GATTTGGAGGGCAAGATCATTGTGGATGAgctgagacaggaagtgatcagCACAAATAGCAAGGCTGAACCCCCACAGTGTACTTCCCTGGCATGGTCTGCTGATGGACAG ACCCTGTTTGCTGGCTACACTGACAACCTGATCAGAGTGTGGCAGGTCACTATTGGAACCCGATAA
- the LOC133958406 gene encoding nucleoside diphosphate kinase homolog 5-like gives MEPKSFRRIYVERTLALIKPDAIHRSEEIEDSILKSGFTVLQKRKLQLSPEQCSDFYTDQYGKYFFPNLTAFMSSGPIIALTLARSNAVAYWRILMGPVNSPKARETHPESLRAKYGTCDLKNALHGSESFYAAEREIKFMFPNSVIEPFPSRAETEEYLSKHVNPTLVRGLTQLCKHKPLNPCVWLADWLIKNCPNKPQIYDGADVEDRKKEKNT, from the exons ATGGAACCGAAGTCATTTCGTCGCATTTACGTAGAGAGAACCCTGGCTCTCATTAAACCAGACGCCATCCACAGAAGTGAGGAGATCGAAGACTCTATCCTCAAATCGGGATTCACGGTGTTGCAG AAGCGGAAGCTGCAGCTAAGTCCAGAGCAATGCAGCGACTTCTACACAGACCAGTATGGAAAGTACTTCTTTCCCAACTTGACTGCCTTCATGAGCTCTGGCCCCATCATCGCCCTGACGCTGGCCCGCAGCAACGCTGTTGCCTACTGGAGGATTCTCATGGGGCCTGTCAACAGCCCCAAGGCTCGAGAAACTCACCCAGAAAG CCTTAGAGCAAAGTATGGCACTTGTGACCTGAAGAACGCACTCCATGGCAGTGAGTCATTTTATGCAGCTGAGAGGGAGATCAAATTCATGTTCCCAAACT CTGTTATTGAGCCCTTTCCTTCAAGAGCAGAAACCGAAGAATACCTGAGCAAGCATGTGAACCCAACTCTGGTTCGAGGGCTCACTCAGCTCTGCAAGCACAAGCCACTCAACCCCTGT GTTTGGCTAGCTGACTGGCTGATCAAAAACTGTCCCAACAAGCCTCAAATATATGATGGAGCAGATGtggaagacaggaagaaagagaagaatacATAA
- the nme5 gene encoding nucleoside diphosphate kinase homolog 5 isoform X1, with the protein MEQNSYPRIYVERTLALIKPDAIHRSEEIEDVILKSGFSVLQKRKLQLSPEQCSDFYVDHFGKFFFPNLSAFMSSGPIIALTLARRNAVAYWRILMGPLNSPKARETHPESLRAKYGTCDLKNALHGSESFYAAEREIKFMFPNSVIEPFPSREETEEYLSKHVNPTLVRGLTQLCKHKPLNPCVWLADWLIKNCPNRPQICDGAAVEDRKKWKNT; encoded by the exons ATGGAACAGAACTCATATCCTCGCATTTACGTAGAGAGAACCCTGGCTCTCATTAAACCAGACGCCATCCACAGAAGTGAGGAGATCGAAGACGTTATCCTCAAATCGGGATTCTCTGTGTTGCAG AAGCGGAAGCTGCAGCTAAGTCCAGAGCAATGCAGCGACTTCTACGTAGACCATTTTGGGAAGTTCTTCTTTCCCAACTTGTCTGCCTTCATGAGCTCTGGCCCCATCATCGCCCTGACGCTGGCCCGCAGAAATGCTGTTGCCTACTGGAGGATTCTCATGGGGCCTCTCAACAGCCCCAAGGCTCGAGAAACTCACCCAGAAAG ccttaGAGCAAAGTATGGCACTTGTGACCTGAAGAACGCACTCCACGGCAGTGAGTCATTTTATGCAGCTGAGAGGGAGATCAAATTCATGTTCCCAAACT CTGTTATTGAGCCCTTTCCTTCAAGAGAAGAAACCGAAGAATACCTGAGCAAGCATGTGAACCCAACTCTGGTTCGAGGGCTCACTCAGCTCTGCAAGCACAAGCCACTCAACCCCTGT GTTTGGCTAGCTGACTGGCTGATCAAAAACTGTCCCAACAGGCCTCAAATATGTGATGGAGCAGCTGTGGAAGACAGGAAGAAATGGAAGAACACATAA
- the nme5 gene encoding nucleoside diphosphate kinase homolog 5 isoform X2 yields MEQNSYPRIYVERTLALIKPDAIHRSEEIEDVILKSGFSVLQKRKLQLSPEQCSDFYVDHFGKFFFPNLSAFMSSGPIIALTLARRNAVAYWRILMGPLNSPKARETHPESLRAKYGTCDLKNALHGSESFYAAEREIKFMFPNSVIEPFPSREETEEYLSKHVNPTLVRGLTQLCKHKPLNPCASNM; encoded by the exons ATGGAACAGAACTCATATCCTCGCATTTACGTAGAGAGAACCCTGGCTCTCATTAAACCAGACGCCATCCACAGAAGTGAGGAGATCGAAGACGTTATCCTCAAATCGGGATTCTCTGTGTTGCAG AAGCGGAAGCTGCAGCTAAGTCCAGAGCAATGCAGCGACTTCTACGTAGACCATTTTGGGAAGTTCTTCTTTCCCAACTTGTCTGCCTTCATGAGCTCTGGCCCCATCATCGCCCTGACGCTGGCCCGCAGAAATGCTGTTGCCTACTGGAGGATTCTCATGGGGCCTCTCAACAGCCCCAAGGCTCGAGAAACTCACCCAGAAAG ccttaGAGCAAAGTATGGCACTTGTGACCTGAAGAACGCACTCCACGGCAGTGAGTCATTTTATGCAGCTGAGAGGGAGATCAAATTCATGTTCCCAAACT CTGTTATTGAGCCCTTTCCTTCAAGAGAAGAAACCGAAGAATACCTGAGCAAGCATGTGAACCCAACTCTGGTTCGAGGGCTCACTCAGCTCTGCAAGCACAAGCCACTCAACCCCTGT GCCTCAAATATGTGA
- the hnrnpaba gene encoding heterogeneous nuclear ribonucleoprotein A/Ba isoform X1: protein MSETEQQYMETSENGHEVDDDFNGAGLGEEGNDDSAVNECEEAAGPDADADADAEADLDGGSQNGGNEGGQIDASKGEEDAGKMFVGGLSWDTSKKDLKDYFSKFGEVTDCTIKMDQQTGRSRGFGFILFKEAVSVDKVLEQKEHRLDGRQIDPKKAMAMKKDPIKKIFVGGLNPDTSKEVIQEYFGTFGEIETIELPQDPKTDKRRGFVFITYKEEAPLKVMEKKYHNVGGSKCEVKVAQPKEVYQQQQYGSRGYVGRGRPRGGQGQNWNQGYNNYWNQGYNQNYGYGQQGYGYGGYGNYDYSAGYYGYGGGYDYNQGNTSYGKTPRRGGHQSSYKPY from the exons ATGTCTGAGACCGAGCAGCAGTACATGGAAACATCGGAAAACGGCCACGAAGTCGACGATGATTTCAACGGAGCCGGCCTCGGCGAGGAGGGGAACGACGACAGCGCCGTGAATGAGTGCGAGGAGGCTGCGGGGCCCGACGCGGACGCTGACGCCGACGCCGAAGCGGACCTGGACGGGGGTTCGCAGAACGGCGGCAACGAGGGCGGACAGATCGACGCCAGCAAAGGCGAGGAAGATGCCGG gAAAATGTTTGTTGGTGGTCTCAGCTGGGACACGAGCAAGAAGGATCTAAAAGATTACTTCTCCAAGTTCGGTGAAGTGACAGACTGCACCATAAAGATGGACCAACAGACAGGCCGGTCAAGAGGCTTCGGCTTCATTCTCTTTAAAGAGGCAGTCAGTGTAGATAAG GTTCTTGAACAGAAGGAGCACAGGTTAGATGGACGACAGATTGACCCAAAGAAGGCCATGGCCATGAAGAAGGACCCGATCAAGAAAATCTTCGTGGGAGGCCTCAACCCTGATACTTCAAAGGAGGTCATTCAGGAGTACTTTGGAACCTTTGGAGAG ATCGAGACCATTGAGCTTCCCCAAGATCCAAAGACAGACAAGAGGAGGGGATTCGTGTTCATCACATATAAGGAAGAGGCTCCCCTCAAGGTTATGGAGAAGAAGTACCATAACGTTGGTGGAAGCAAG TGCGAAGTTAAAGTAGCCCAGCCCAAAGAGGtctaccagcagcagcagtacgGTTCTCGTGGATATGTTGGACGTGGCAGGCCCCGTGGAG GCCAGGGCCAGAACTGGAATCAAGGCTACAATAACTACTGGAACCAGGGATACAACCAAAACTATGGTTATGGACAGCAAGGATACGGATATGGCGGCTATGGCAACTATGACTACTCTGCTGGTTATTACGGCTATGGGGGTGGCTACGACTACA ACCAGGGCAATACAAGCTATGGGAAAACTCCAAGACGTGGAGGCCACCAGAGTAGCTACAAGCCATACTGA
- the hnrnpaba gene encoding heterogeneous nuclear ribonucleoprotein A/Ba isoform X2, translating into MSETEQQYMETSENGHEVDDDFNGAGLGEEGNDDSAVNECEEAAGPDADADADAEADLDGGSQNGGNEGGQIDASKGEEDAGKMFVGGLSWDTSKKDLKDYFSKFGEVTDCTIKMDQQTGRSRGFGFILFKEAVSVDKVLEQKEHRLDGRQIDPKKAMAMKKDPIKKIFVGGLNPDTSKEVIQEYFGTFGEIETIELPQDPKTDKRRGFVFITYKEEAPLKVMEKKYHNVGGSKCEVKVAQPKEVYQQQQYGSRGYVGRGRPRGGQGQNWNQGYNNYWNQGYNQNYGYGQQGYGYGGYGNYDYSAGYYGYGGGYDYSLK; encoded by the exons ATGTCTGAGACCGAGCAGCAGTACATGGAAACATCGGAAAACGGCCACGAAGTCGACGATGATTTCAACGGAGCCGGCCTCGGCGAGGAGGGGAACGACGACAGCGCCGTGAATGAGTGCGAGGAGGCTGCGGGGCCCGACGCGGACGCTGACGCCGACGCCGAAGCGGACCTGGACGGGGGTTCGCAGAACGGCGGCAACGAGGGCGGACAGATCGACGCCAGCAAAGGCGAGGAAGATGCCGG gAAAATGTTTGTTGGTGGTCTCAGCTGGGACACGAGCAAGAAGGATCTAAAAGATTACTTCTCCAAGTTCGGTGAAGTGACAGACTGCACCATAAAGATGGACCAACAGACAGGCCGGTCAAGAGGCTTCGGCTTCATTCTCTTTAAAGAGGCAGTCAGTGTAGATAAG GTTCTTGAACAGAAGGAGCACAGGTTAGATGGACGACAGATTGACCCAAAGAAGGCCATGGCCATGAAGAAGGACCCGATCAAGAAAATCTTCGTGGGAGGCCTCAACCCTGATACTTCAAAGGAGGTCATTCAGGAGTACTTTGGAACCTTTGGAGAG ATCGAGACCATTGAGCTTCCCCAAGATCCAAAGACAGACAAGAGGAGGGGATTCGTGTTCATCACATATAAGGAAGAGGCTCCCCTCAAGGTTATGGAGAAGAAGTACCATAACGTTGGTGGAAGCAAG TGCGAAGTTAAAGTAGCCCAGCCCAAAGAGGtctaccagcagcagcagtacgGTTCTCGTGGATATGTTGGACGTGGCAGGCCCCGTGGAG GCCAGGGCCAGAACTGGAATCAAGGCTACAATAACTACTGGAACCAGGGATACAACCAAAACTATGGTTATGGACAGCAAGGATACGGATATGGCGGCTATGGCAACTATGACTACTCTGCTGGTTATTACGGCTATGGGGGTGGCTACGACTACA GTCTAAAGTAA
- the phykpl gene encoding 5-phosphohydroxy-L-lysine phospho-lyase yields the protein MAIHKLKKEETLALRKRLIGQSIKLFYSDDPVKIVRARGQYLFDENDRRYLDCISNVHHVGHCHPSVTKAAAAQMELLNTNSRFLHDNIVLYADRLAATLPEKLCVFYFVNSGSEANDLALRLAQQYTQHEDVIVLDHAYHGHLMSLIDISPYKFRKLAGQKEWVHVAPLPDIYRGKYKENHPNPGQAYADTVKDLIEDVHRKGRKISAFFAESLPSVGGQIIFPQGYSAKVAEYVHSAGGVFVADEVQTGFGRVGSHFWAFQLQGQGFCPDIVTMGKPMGNGHPLACVATTVEIAEAFTANGVEYFNTFGGNPVSCAIGLAVLDVIEEEDLRGNAMKVGSYLKELLTKLQTRHQIIGDVRGVGLFVGLELVTDREEKTPATQTAALVVKRLKEEDRICVSTDGPWESVVKFKPPMCFSMEDAELVVQCIDRILTDIEANDLKLEKEDI from the exons ATGGCGATCCATAAACTCAAGAAAGAAGAGACCCTCGCCCTGAGGAAGAGATTGATTGG ACAGTCGATCAAGCTCTTCTACTCAGACGACCCGGTGAAAATAGTCCGAGCGAGAGGACAGTATCTGTTCGATGAGAATGACAGGCGCTACCTGGACTGCATCAGTAACGTGCATCATG TGGGCCACTGTCACCCCAGCGTTACaaaggctgcagctgcacagatgGAGCTCCTGAACACAAACTCGAGATTCCTGCACGACAACATCGTCCTGTATGCAGACCGCCTGGCTGCCACTCTGCCTGAGAAACTGTGCGTCTTCTACTTTGTGAACTCTGG TTCCGAGGCCAATGATCTTGCCCTCCGCCTGGCCCAGCAGTACACCCAACATGAGGATGTCATCGTGCTTGACCA TGCTTACCATGGGCATCTAATGTCCCTCATCGACATTAGTCCTTACAAGTTCCGGAAACTGGCGGGACAGAAAGAATGGGTTCATGTG GCACCGTTACCGGACATCTACAGAGGCAAATACAAGGAGAATCACCCCAACCCAGGCCAAGCTTATGCCGATACAGTGAAAGACCTAATTGAGGATGTGCACAGGAAAGGCCGTAAG ATCTCTGCCTTCTTTGCTGAATCACTGCCAAGTGTTGGAGGACAAATCATCTTTCCACAGGGATACTCAGCTAAAGTTGCAGA ATACGTGCACTCAGCCGGTGGAGTGTTTGTAGCAGACGAAGTCCAGACAGGTTTTGGACGAGTGGGGAGTCACTTCTGGGCTTTCCAGCTGCAGGGACAGGGCTTCTGTCCTGACATTGTGACGATGGGGAAACCGATGGGCAATGGGCATCCTTTGGCTTGTGTGGCAACCACCGTAGAGATAGCTGAAGCTTTCACAGCCAACGGAGTGGAGTACTTCAACACG TTTGGAGGGAACCCGGTGTCGTGTGCAATTGGCCTGGCAGTCCTGGATGTgatagaggaggaggacctTAGGGGAAACGCCATGAAAGTGGGATCCTACCTTAAAGAGTTGCTCACAAAGTTGCAAACCCGACATCAAATAATTGGCGATGTCAG AGGTGTGGGGCTGTTTGTGGGACTGGAGCTggtcacagacagagaggagaagactCCTGctacacaaacagcagcactggTTGTTAAGAG GTTGAAAGAAGAGGATCGAATCTGTGTTAGTACAGACGGACCCTGGGAGAGTGTGGTTAAGTTCAAACCCCCTATGTGCTTCAGTATGGAGGATGCAGAGCTGGTGGTGCAATGCATTGACCGCATCCTCACAG ACATCGAGGCCAACGACCTTAAACTTGAAAAGGAAGACATCTAA
- the LOC133958426 gene encoding protein FAM53C-like isoform X2 has translation MVTLITEQLRKQSLEEPYQKAFSFNVNVSLPSVGSSPTVSWSAGRSRQETRSVTHPSSKANFLDEACGIDSIWLPSNAGEHHQRMEVSSFTEKALQKSPPPPPPKRHCRSLSVPEDLFRCRSTWHPSASKVWTPVKRGCPSGGASSPGSGASSLLLCGPSSSSSVHSSSSPTFFSLALSSDSPLPWSFPWDPCDTLKGACSASFATPSSCSSSPAPLISHLMLQRRFSLSPVHIRGTSVVRLPPQPSPASALTYGCSGMEHPALSPSPTSACSTPASCRRDLHPALPRCHSQPCDMRRPRLKRRHDADVLPCPRPGLNFSKMTQAEQCSAFSPAEFLGRGSIGPLSESEEDEEEEEDQRKRTLIDGGQKMVFERDCTELDLNLIEEN, from the exons ATGGTGACACTTATCACAGAGCAGCTCCGTAAGCAGAGTCTGGAAGAGCCTTATCAAAAGGCTTTCTCATTCAATGTGAATGTG TCATTACCTTCAGTGGGCTCCAGTCCCACTGTCTCGTGGAGTGCTGGTCGATCAAGACAAG AAACCCGCTCAGTAACACACCCATCATCCAAAGCCAACTTTCTAGATGAAGCCTGTGGAATTGACTCCATATGGCTTCCTTCAAACGCCGGAGAACATCACCAGAGAATGGAGGTTTCTTCCTTTACAGAAAAGGCTTTACAAAAGTCACCACCGCCACCACCTCCAAAACGCCACTGTCGGTCCCTCTCTGTTCCAGAGGACCTGTTTCGGTGCCGCTCCACCTGGCATCCTAGTGCATCCAAGGTTTGGACCCCAGTCAAACGTGGCTGCCCAAGTGGAGGAGCATCTAGTCCTGGTTCTGGAGCCAGCTCATTGCTACTTTGTGGTCccagttcctcttcctctgtacACTCATCTTCTAGCCCTACCTTCTTTAGCTTAGCACTCTCCTCTGACTCCCCACTACCGTGGAGCTTCCCATGGGACCCCTGTGACACACTGAAAGGAGCCTGCTCTGCCTCCTTTGCTACtccatcctcctgctcctcttcgcCGGCCCCCCTGATTTCTCACTTAATGCTGCAGCGCcgcttctccctctcccctgtgCACATTCGGGGCACCTCTGTTGTACGCCTGCCGCCCCAGCCCTCCCCTGCTTCTGCTCTTACATATGGCTGTTCTGGCATGGAGCATCCAGCCCTGTCTCCATCTCCCACTTCAGCCTGCAGTACACCAGCCTCCTGTAGGCGTGACCTGCATCCAGCGCTGCCACGATGCCACTCACAGCCCTGTGACATGCGCCGACCACGCTTAAAAAGGCGCCATGACGCAGATGTTCTCCCCTGCCCCAGGCCAGGCCTTAACTTCAGCAAGATGACACAG GCAGAGCAGTGCTCAGCCTTCTCCCCTGCAGAGTTCCTTGGACGAGGCAGCATCGGGCCACTAAGTGaaagtgaagaagatgaggaggaggaagaagatcaAAGAAAAAGGACCTTAATAGATGGAGGACAAAAGATGGTTTTTGAGAGGGACTGCACAGAACTGGATTTGAACCTTATAGAAGAAAACTGA
- the LOC133958426 gene encoding protein FAM53C-like isoform X1, whose translation MVTLITEQLRKQSLEEPYQKAFSFNVNVSLPSVGSSPTVSWSAGRSRQETRSVTHPSSKANFLDEACGIDSIWLPSNAGEHHQRMEVSSFTEKALQKSPPPPPPKRHCRSLSVPEDLFRCRSTWHPSASKVWTPVKRGCPSGGASSPGSGASSLLLCGPSSSSSVHSSSSPTFFSLALSSDSPLPWSFPWDPCDTLKGACSASFATPSSCSSSPAPLISHLMLQRRFSLSPVHIRGTSVVRLPPQPSPASALTYGCSGMEHPALSPSPTSACSTPASCRRDLHPALPRCHSQPCDMRRPRLKRRHDADVLPCPRPGLNFSKMTQIGNRESLACATDGCLIPVSSQAEQCSAFSPAEFLGRGSIGPLSESEEDEEEEEDQRKRTLIDGGQKMVFERDCTELDLNLIEEN comes from the exons ATGGTGACACTTATCACAGAGCAGCTCCGTAAGCAGAGTCTGGAAGAGCCTTATCAAAAGGCTTTCTCATTCAATGTGAATGTG TCATTACCTTCAGTGGGCTCCAGTCCCACTGTCTCGTGGAGTGCTGGTCGATCAAGACAAG AAACCCGCTCAGTAACACACCCATCATCCAAAGCCAACTTTCTAGATGAAGCCTGTGGAATTGACTCCATATGGCTTCCTTCAAACGCCGGAGAACATCACCAGAGAATGGAGGTTTCTTCCTTTACAGAAAAGGCTTTACAAAAGTCACCACCGCCACCACCTCCAAAACGCCACTGTCGGTCCCTCTCTGTTCCAGAGGACCTGTTTCGGTGCCGCTCCACCTGGCATCCTAGTGCATCCAAGGTTTGGACCCCAGTCAAACGTGGCTGCCCAAGTGGAGGAGCATCTAGTCCTGGTTCTGGAGCCAGCTCATTGCTACTTTGTGGTCccagttcctcttcctctgtacACTCATCTTCTAGCCCTACCTTCTTTAGCTTAGCACTCTCCTCTGACTCCCCACTACCGTGGAGCTTCCCATGGGACCCCTGTGACACACTGAAAGGAGCCTGCTCTGCCTCCTTTGCTACtccatcctcctgctcctcttcgcCGGCCCCCCTGATTTCTCACTTAATGCTGCAGCGCcgcttctccctctcccctgtgCACATTCGGGGCACCTCTGTTGTACGCCTGCCGCCCCAGCCCTCCCCTGCTTCTGCTCTTACATATGGCTGTTCTGGCATGGAGCATCCAGCCCTGTCTCCATCTCCCACTTCAGCCTGCAGTACACCAGCCTCCTGTAGGCGTGACCTGCATCCAGCGCTGCCACGATGCCACTCACAGCCCTGTGACATGCGCCGACCACGCTTAAAAAGGCGCCATGACGCAGATGTTCTCCCCTGCCCCAGGCCAGGCCTTAACTTCAGCAAGATGACACAG ATTGGTAATCGTGAGAGCCTTGCATGTGCTACAGATGGCTGTCTAATTCCAGTGTCTTCCCAGGCAGAGCAGTGCTCAGCCTTCTCCCCTGCAGAGTTCCTTGGACGAGGCAGCATCGGGCCACTAAGTGaaagtgaagaagatgaggaggaggaagaagatcaAAGAAAAAGGACCTTAATAGATGGAGGACAAAAGATGGTTTTTGAGAGGGACTGCACAGAACTGGATTTGAACCTTATAGAAGAAAACTGA